The following coding sequences lie in one Silvanigrella aquatica genomic window:
- a CDS encoding 30S ribosomal protein S1, whose product MASLHSDISKKKVNYNSLEWLDEDVDFLSQEEMPDGFAALFKAQEESQNVIKEGQVVKGRIIEIKDDSVVIDIGHKSAGEIPKSEFTGETGLFTLKVNDVVDVFVDVFEDDEGELVLSKDKADMLKAWDRISEAFEKDELVEGKIVGRVKGGLSVDIGVKAFLPGSQVDLRPVRNLEKLLGQVLQFKIIKFNKKRGNIVLSRRVLLEQDRERMRSETLKGLQVGSSMLGIVKNITDYGAFIDLGGIDGLLHITDMSWGRLNSPSEVLNVGDEINVKVLSFDPSSNRVSLGLKQLQNDPWVSVAEKYASAQRLRGKVVSLTDYGAFVELEPGVEGLIHVTEMTWNRRIKHPSKIVNIGDEVEVVVLAVDLENHRISLGMKQTEPNPWEIVTQKYQVNDVIRGKIRNITDFGIFVGIEEGVDGLIHVSDISYTERIKHPQDLYKKGDEVEAKVLQIDVENMRFSLGIKQLGEDPYEVAAKKLLPGTKGKGKITRMAEFGAFVEIAPGVEGLVHTTELENPSVAIDTEIDYVILSVDYAERRFELSQKAATRGLDETHNKVIQAALNSDAPQNSFAEAFARAKATKDSN is encoded by the coding sequence ATGGCAAGTCTCCACTCCGATATCTCTAAGAAAAAAGTAAATTACAACTCCCTCGAATGGCTCGACGAAGACGTTGACTTCTTATCTCAAGAAGAAATGCCAGATGGATTTGCTGCTCTTTTCAAAGCTCAAGAAGAGTCACAAAACGTTATTAAAGAAGGTCAAGTTGTTAAAGGCCGCATCATCGAAATCAAAGATGACAGCGTTGTTATCGACATCGGCCACAAATCTGCGGGTGAAATTCCAAAAAGTGAATTCACAGGCGAAACAGGTTTATTCACCCTTAAAGTGAACGACGTGGTTGACGTTTTTGTTGACGTTTTTGAAGATGACGAAGGCGAACTTGTTCTTTCTAAAGACAAAGCAGACATGCTCAAAGCATGGGATCGCATCTCTGAAGCATTTGAAAAAGACGAACTTGTTGAAGGCAAAATCGTGGGTCGCGTAAAAGGCGGTCTTTCTGTTGATATTGGCGTGAAAGCATTCCTTCCTGGTTCTCAAGTGGACTTACGTCCCGTACGCAACCTTGAAAAACTTCTTGGCCAAGTTCTTCAATTCAAAATCATTAAGTTTAATAAAAAACGTGGCAACATCGTTCTTTCTCGCCGTGTTCTTCTCGAGCAAGATCGTGAGCGTATGCGCAGCGAAACTCTTAAGGGTCTTCAAGTTGGCTCTTCCATGCTTGGTATCGTTAAGAACATCACTGACTACGGCGCGTTTATCGATCTCGGCGGTATTGACGGACTTCTCCATATCACAGATATGTCATGGGGACGCCTCAACAGTCCTTCCGAAGTTCTCAACGTCGGCGACGAAATCAACGTCAAAGTACTCAGCTTCGATCCTTCAAGCAACCGCGTTTCTCTCGGCTTGAAACAACTTCAAAACGACCCATGGGTTTCTGTTGCTGAAAAATACGCTTCTGCACAACGCCTCCGCGGTAAAGTTGTGAGCCTTACAGACTACGGCGCTTTCGTTGAACTTGAGCCCGGCGTTGAAGGCCTTATCCACGTTACTGAAATGACTTGGAACCGCCGTATCAAACACCCAAGCAAAATTGTAAACATCGGCGACGAAGTTGAAGTTGTTGTTCTTGCTGTTGATCTCGAAAACCACCGCATTTCTCTTGGCATGAAACAAACAGAACCAAATCCTTGGGAAATCGTAACTCAAAAATACCAAGTAAATGATGTTATACGCGGTAAAATCCGTAACATCACAGACTTCGGCATTTTCGTTGGTATCGAAGAAGGTGTTGACGGTTTAATCCACGTTTCCGACATCAGCTACACAGAACGCATTAAGCATCCTCAAGACCTTTACAAAAAAGGTGATGAAGTAGAAGCTAAAGTTCTTCAAATTGATGTTGAAAATATGCGCTTTTCACTTGGCATTAAGCAATTAGGCGAAGACCCTTACGAAGTTGCTGCGAAAAAACTTCTTCCTGGTACAAAAGGAAAAGGTAAAATAACACGCATGGCTGAATTTGGTGCCTTTGTTGAAATCGCTCCGGGCGTTGAAGGTCTTGTTCACACAACAGAACTTGAAAACCCAAGCGTTGCTATCGATACTGAAATTGATTATGTTATTCTCAGCGTCGATTATGCAGAACGTCGTTTTGAGCTTTCACAAAAAGCAGCAACACGCGGCCTTGATGAAACTCACAACAAAGTCATTCAAGCAGCATTAAATAGTGACGCTCCACAAAATAGCTTTGCCGAAGCATTTGCACGCGCGAAAGCAACAAAGGATAGCAATTAA
- a CDS encoding YggT family protein, which yields MILIEILLKITYYLLYFYMLCLIITGILSLVGANPSNPLVGFLNALTSPPCRYVVRKFPKLIVRSQHGFYDLSPIVLILAVGCLMIIVQTIANHLGFFV from the coding sequence ATGATTTTAATAGAGATTCTCTTAAAAATAACTTATTATTTATTATATTTTTATATGTTATGTTTAATTATCACTGGAATTTTAAGTTTAGTGGGTGCAAATCCCTCCAACCCATTAGTTGGATTTTTAAATGCTTTGACTTCTCCGCCATGTCGTTATGTTGTTAGAAAATTTCCAAAACTTATTGTGAGAAGTCAGCATGGATTTTACGATTTATCGCCCATAGTTCTGATTTTGGCAGTGGGATGTTTGATGATAATTGTGCAAACAATTGCAAACCATCTAGGTTTTTTTGTTTAA
- the sppA gene encoding signal peptide peptidase SppA, which yields MNSLSHDQNHPPEKRSNKFLGTIKSVFATIGALTIAFILLLSLITGFAIYSISSGMKSISTSLNPSMASKLSFTLPHLNSPYIAGIRLEGEISSDIAENVIQKLNNARDDKNAIGILFEVNSPGGSVVASQEIYDTIKDITKQKPIVTYVREVAASGAYYSSASSSKIVANRGSIIGSIGVIMNGFEADKLIQFLKVNPVVIKTGALKDTGSPTRPMTEKDKQYLQELIEETRMQFADDVKQARKTSDSTMKFMSDGRVILGPQALNLKLVDAVGTKQTALEQVASLAKFKTAPDLFYYEDIQSFSDLFTQKLSGSAAHILRESILGITSFSQSNSRVPKAEY from the coding sequence ATGAATTCTTTATCTCACGATCAAAATCACCCCCCCGAAAAACGTTCAAACAAATTTCTCGGAACCATAAAATCTGTTTTTGCAACTATTGGTGCCCTCACCATCGCTTTTATTCTATTACTAAGCCTTATCACTGGTTTTGCCATATACTCTATTTCAAGTGGCATGAAATCTATTTCCACATCATTAAATCCCTCCATGGCGAGCAAATTATCCTTTACCTTGCCACATTTGAACAGCCCCTATATTGCAGGCATTCGACTTGAAGGCGAAATTTCTAGCGATATCGCCGAAAATGTGATTCAAAAATTAAACAACGCTCGTGATGACAAAAACGCTATTGGCATTTTATTCGAAGTAAATAGCCCAGGCGGTTCCGTTGTAGCAAGCCAAGAAATTTACGACACCATCAAAGACATCACAAAGCAAAAACCCATTGTAACTTATGTTAGAGAAGTCGCAGCAAGTGGTGCTTATTATTCCAGTGCATCTTCAAGTAAAATTGTTGCTAATCGCGGCAGTATTATTGGCAGCATTGGGGTCATCATGAATGGCTTTGAAGCGGACAAACTCATACAATTTTTAAAGGTCAATCCTGTTGTGATTAAAACAGGAGCCTTGAAAGACACAGGCTCTCCCACTCGTCCCATGACAGAAAAAGACAAGCAATATCTTCAAGAATTAATAGAAGAAACTCGCATGCAATTTGCCGACGACGTGAAACAAGCACGTAAAACAAGCGATTCCACAATGAAATTCATGTCCGATGGACGCGTTATATTAGGGCCTCAAGCACTTAATTTAAAATTAGTCGACGCTGTGGGAACAAAACAAACCGCTTTGGAGCAAGTTGCTTCACTTGCAAAATTTAAAACAGCTCCTGATTTATTTTATTATGAAGATATTCAATCTTTTTCTGATTTATTTACACAAAAATTATCAGGAAGTGCGGCACATATTTTAAGAGAATCGATTTTAGGAATCACTTCTTTTTCTCAAAGTAACAGTAGAGTGCCTAAAGCGGAATATTAA